The following proteins are co-located in the Paludibaculum fermentans genome:
- the rhaT gene encoding L-rhamnose/proton symporter RhaT gives MNSIVSAIGWHMVGAASAASFYAPIGKVKKWSWETTWAVAGIFSWVLLPIVVSFCLLPDFRAFYAALDSSVVLKAFLFGCMWGVGNVNYGLTMRYLGMSLGIGIAIGTTLVVGTLLPPFLHGQFLFLFTSNNGLVTLAGILVALVGVGVVTYAGHQKEQQLGLTAAEFDLKKGLMLALMCGFFSSGMSFAIDASKPMEQAALQLGVDPLYAALPSYVIIMGGGALVNFAYCIGRLVMKSELSFRADCSQPMAVNLRNGLLAATGGTMWYLQFFFYAWGAANIPQNLSYVNWMLHMSGYVLFGGLVGLALGEWAHVKRRPIVILWIGMLIIILAANLVGLGMAI, from the coding sequence GTGAATTCGATTGTTAGCGCCATTGGCTGGCACATGGTGGGCGCCGCGTCGGCCGCCTCTTTTTACGCTCCGATTGGCAAAGTGAAGAAGTGGTCGTGGGAGACCACCTGGGCGGTTGCCGGTATCTTCTCCTGGGTTCTGCTGCCCATTGTGGTGAGCTTCTGCCTGCTGCCCGACTTCCGGGCGTTCTACGCCGCGCTGGATTCGAGCGTCGTCCTGAAGGCATTCCTGTTTGGTTGCATGTGGGGCGTCGGCAATGTGAACTACGGCCTGACGATGCGCTACCTGGGCATGTCGCTCGGGATCGGGATTGCGATCGGCACTACTCTTGTGGTCGGTACACTGCTGCCGCCCTTCCTGCACGGGCAGTTCCTCTTCCTGTTCACTTCGAACAATGGGCTGGTGACGCTGGCAGGCATCCTGGTCGCGCTGGTGGGCGTGGGGGTTGTGACGTACGCGGGCCATCAAAAGGAGCAGCAACTGGGGCTCACCGCCGCGGAGTTCGACCTGAAAAAGGGCCTCATGCTGGCGCTGATGTGCGGATTCTTCTCTTCCGGGATGTCGTTCGCCATCGACGCGTCGAAGCCGATGGAGCAGGCAGCGCTGCAGTTGGGTGTGGATCCGCTGTATGCCGCGCTGCCCAGCTACGTCATCATCATGGGCGGCGGCGCGCTGGTCAACTTCGCCTACTGCATCGGGCGGTTGGTGATGAAGAGCGAGCTGTCCTTCCGGGCCGACTGTTCGCAGCCGATGGCTGTGAACCTGAGAAACGGCCTGCTGGCGGCGACCGGCGGGACCATGTGGTACCTGCAGTTCTTCTTCTACGCCTGGGGCGCGGCCAACATCCCGCAGAACCTGTCGTATGTGAACTGGATGCTGCACATGAGCGGGTATGTGCTGTTCGGCGGGTTGGTCGGCCTGGCGCTGGGCGAATGGGCCCACGTGAAGCGGCGCCCGATCGTGATCCTGTGGATCGGGATGTTGATCATCATCCTGGCGGCGAACCTGGTGGGATTGGGGATGGCGATCTAG